The Alnus glutinosa chromosome 8, dhAlnGlut1.1, whole genome shotgun sequence DNA segment CTTATAAAAACCACATTGGTTTCTGCAGAACACAGTAGTTGCAGTGCCCGGAGGATATGGAATGCAAGCAGTGGCACTTAGAGTAGCTGGTGATAAAGCAGTGTTCTATAGAGTTAAGATTTTGGGGACACAGGATACCCTCTTAGATGATGCTGGATCACACTACTTCTACCAGTGTCACATTCAAGGAAGTGTGGACTTCATCTTTGGAACATCAACATCACTCTATCAGGTAAAATTCCTTGTAGATATTGTTTTGTGAAGAGAAACCCATATCTAAGCTGTGCCAATTTGTTTTATGATTCTAATAGTTGGAGTGGGGTGCCTGTAAACAGGACTGTGTCATTCAATCAACTGCCCAAAATTGGGGAGCAATTGCAGCCCATCACAGGGATTCACCATATGATACTACAGGGTTCTCTTTCGTGAACTGCACAATCATTGGAACTGGCAATATCTTTTTGGGAAGAGCTTGGGGAAATTATTCAAGAGTGGTATACTCATACTGTAATATGGATAATATCATAACTTCCTCAGGATGGAGTGACTGGAAGCAACCATCAAGGCAGAAGTATATATCCTAATTGACTAAAACTTGTAAGGATCTTTTACCTTAGATATTGTAAGGATCTAACTGAGAAACTAAAAATTTTGGATATACAGGACTGTAGTGTTTGGGGAATACCAGTGCAGGGGCAGAGGAGCAGACACAAGTGGTCGTGCGCCATGGTCGAAGTCTTTCAGCAATGAGGAAGTTAGGCCTTTTCTGGACAAGAAATTCATTAGTGGAGAACAATGGCTTAGGCTGTAGTGCTTGTCTCACGTAACACGTTCATCAGGGATTCATAGGCACCGcaattttgatttttctcttcccttttccttttctttctctgtcGTAAAAGTAGAAACAACAGGGGTATTCAAAATGGTGTATGCTAAAACTGTATCTATTGGCATTGTAATGAAATATGACAGAACATGTATTCTTCACTGTGATGCACTTTGTTACTTGGTGTTTACTGTAAGATGATGGCAATAGATACCGACTCCATGATTGTGTGCCTGTGTGCGTACATGCATCAAAGAGAGCAGCAAAGAATGATTTCAGCACAAGTAAAAAAGTAGAGCTAGAAACCACATTTTATCTCATTTTGCTGACATAACAGTGATAATCAACcgttgaacttttttttttaacaagaactgATCCAAGAGTTTATTAGCACCGCTAAATCaacaaattgaaataaaaatataatttctaacataATTCCAAGTCAAATAGCTTACCAACCATCGAAATGTCGGAAGAGTCCAAAAGAAGATGCAGAAGAAAAaagtcttctctctctttttttttctttttttttgtttaacttcATAGCAGTCTTCAAATTTGATGGTACAAGGAATAAGTAAGAAGCACATAAGTGAGTCAATCTAACTCATTTGAAGCGCTTCTAAGCAaggaatttaaattctaatacaCTCATTGAATACCAGTAGCCATCATACGATTCTAAACCTCAAACCTGTACAACTACAAAGGCTACAAAGTCAAGTCCAAATGCAATGAGCTTCCCCTACACCCGTGTAACTATTTACAAGCATCCAAACAACGGACTCAAACCAGTCAAAATCAACCAAATATACTTCCACCCTCACCACCATAAATTAAGGCATCAAACTGCTACTGAAATTCTTATGCTGCCAATTCCATGAGTTCTAATGCTTTATAATTCTGCCCGGAATTGTCAAAATTCTGTGTGTTATCACCATTCTCACCATCATTGTGTTTGTCATTATCATCATTACCTTGGACATCATCTACATTATTACAACTGTAATTTGTGTCAACACCATCAACCTCAGTTCCTCTGTCATTTAATGATGGTGACTTCTTATCAATGGCCCTGTCCACATCTTCAGGAAGGCCATCAGAACTGGCAAATGCGGCTAAATCGACTTTTTCATCTTCATCAGTATTTAATTTAGTACTGCTAGGAACTTCAACATATGACATAGAAAAACCAGAATTGATATCCTTGACAATGTTTGAGAATGTGGAAAGCTTAGTGTCCAAGCCAATAGTTGCAGAGATGGCTGACAGTATGTCAGGCTTTCCATGTATGTCAACCCATTGGTCCCCCATCCAATCTTTGGATTCTCTTAGATCCTTTTTGGGTATATTCAATAGCAACCTC contains these protein-coding regions:
- the LOC133874831 gene encoding pectinesterase QRT1 produces the protein MGLSVFSAFVVAFLVVLDGIQEGYVEVEANPKNYISWDDMKVDVHKAGLDIREFNYERSRVIVVDKNGEGDCLTVQAAVDMVPEHNTERVKIYIHSGIYREKVFVPSSKPYISFIGSQNQSADTIITWNNKASDKDQNGAQLGTYRSASVAIESDYFCATGITFENTVVAVPGGYGMQAVALRVAGDKAVFYRVKILGTQDTLLDDAGSHYFYQCHIQGSVDFIFGTSTSLYQDCVIQSTAQNWGAIAAHHRDSPYDTTGFSFVNCTIIGTGNIFLGRAWGNYSRVVYSYCNMDNIITSSGWSDWKQPSRQKTVVFGEYQCRGRGADTSGRAPWSKSFSNEEVRPFLDKKFISGEQWLRL